Proteins from a single region of Palaemon carinicauda isolate YSFRI2023 chromosome 1, ASM3689809v2, whole genome shotgun sequence:
- the LOC137638363 gene encoding uncharacterized protein: MRAAAEELKQVAGVTVRRADKTAAFVLINTEEYYEKLDAILADLTKFECLMSNPVEDIKWEANRTIEAINAATNAVHLPMISGDFGPGYLYGNVKTLEQGNPLRPIISQCPTPTYQLAKRLNAILTPYVPDRYCVGSYAEFLERIKDVRGEGVIASMDVESLFTNGPVDETIDLIADRVYRDETTPELNIPEQALRTLLAICTKKAPFTTHRGHMYLQKDGGVVGSPLGVVFVNFYMGVVEERVFSQVECPLAYFRYIDDTFVKATSTEALENLRRTFENNSVLQFTLENSVDNSLPFLDVLISSTNEGFHTTIYTKPTNLGMCLNGESECPARYKASTIKAFVRRALIHCLSWTDTHKELERATQVLINNGYTNKQVQCEVRAAIDKWNQEQDPQNDDNPDPDTPTNEEIVRPSANFGSEQGPESQSAEREKTLPDFLAVSAGVLTNQNSGSLPTSQPGKPCRARHTSAIRAYNLRSANQNLRLLSTNQRRDI; the protein is encoded by the exons atgagagctgctgctgAAGAGCTTAAACAAGTTGCTGGTGTCACCGTCCgacgggccgacaagacagctgcttTCGTGCTCATCAACACCGAAGAGTACTACGAGAaattggacgccatcctcgccgacctgactaAATTCGAGTGCCTCATGAGCAACCCTGTGGAAGACATCAAGTGGGAGGCAAATCGCACTATCGAGGCCATTAACGCTGCAACCAATgccgtacacctgcccatgatttcgggggattttggacctggttacctctacggtAATGTAAAGACCCTCgaacaaggcaacccacttcgaccaaTCATTAGTCAATGCCCTACGCcgacataccagctggccaagaggcTGAACGCGattctgacgccatatgtccccgaccgctaCTGTGTGGGCTCCtatgccgaattcctagagaggatcaaggacgtccgcggagaaggggtcatagcatcgatggacgtcgagtCTCTGTTCACCAATGGCCCTGTTgatgaaaccatcgaccttatcgctgatagagtctacagggacgagacgacaccggaattgaacatcccagaacaagccctccggaccctccttgccatctgcactaagaaGGCACCCTTTACTACTCACCGTGGGCACATGTACCTACAGAAGGATGGCGGGGTggtgggctcgcccttgggcgtggtCTTTGTCAActtttacatgggagtagtagaggagagggtcttctcccaagtcgagtgccccctcgcttactttCGTTACATTGATGATACCtttgtcaaagctacttccaccgaagccctTGAGAACTTAAGGAGGACCTTCGAGAACAACAGCGTCCTCCAATTCACCCTCGAAAACAGCGTGGataacagcctcccgttcctggacgtcttgatttcttctaccaacgagggatttcacaccactatctacaccaagcctacaaatctcggcatgtgtttgaATGGCGAGAGTGAATGCCCTGCTCGCTACAAGGCCtcaaccatcaaggcctttgtacgcagggccttgatACACTGCTTAtcatggacagacacccacaaggagctggaaagggccacacaggtcctcatcaataatggcTATACCAACAAGCAAGTCCAGTGTGAAGTGAGGGCAGCtattgacaagtg gaatcaagaacaggacccccagaatgatgacaaccccgatcctgacactcctacaaatgaagaaattgTCCGGCCAAGCGCTAACTTTGGCAGCGAGCAAGGTCCGGAATCCCAATCTGCTGAGCGAGAGAAGaccttgcctgactttttggctgtttCGGCgggcgtcctgaccaatcagaattcaggatcccttcccacctctcagcctgggaAACCATGCCGAGCTCGTCATACCTCAGCCatccgagcctataacctccgctcggccaatcaaaatttgaggctcctttctacgaaccagcgccgggatatataa